From a single Mycolicibacterium moriokaense genomic region:
- a CDS encoding cytochrome c oxidase subunit 3 produces MTTSTSTPAVLDRDDTHLPGDGAMWVMVLGDLAIFGAYFIVYMVHRAMAPQAFLSAQQHLDVTVGVVNTMVLLTSSWLVARSLYATRAGSHREAIRLIYAGGACGVLFIAIKAYEWSTELLQGHTVSNEFFSFYYVLTGVHMFHVALGLIILGVCVRELRSPLRRRVSLVEQGATYWHMVDLLWVAIFGLLYVMR; encoded by the coding sequence ATGACCACATCGACGTCGACACCGGCGGTGCTCGACCGCGACGACACCCACCTGCCCGGCGACGGCGCCATGTGGGTGATGGTCCTCGGCGACCTGGCGATCTTCGGTGCGTACTTCATCGTCTACATGGTGCACCGCGCGATGGCGCCGCAGGCCTTCCTCTCCGCGCAGCAGCATCTCGACGTGACCGTCGGCGTCGTCAACACGATGGTGTTGCTCACCAGTTCATGGCTGGTCGCCCGCAGCTTGTACGCCACACGGGCCGGGAGTCACCGCGAGGCGATCCGGCTCATCTACGCCGGCGGCGCCTGCGGCGTCTTGTTCATCGCCATCAAGGCCTACGAATGGTCGACGGAACTCCTTCAGGGACACACGGTTTCGAACGAGTTCTTCTCGTTCTACTACGTCCTCACCGGAGTGCACATGTTCCACGTCGCGCTCGGCCTGATCATTCTGGGGGTATGCGTGCGGGAACTGCGCAGCCCGTTGCGCCGCCGGGTCTCGCTGGTGGAGCAGGGCGCCACCTACTGGCACATGGTCGATCTGCTGTGGGTCGCGATCTTCGGCCTGCTCTACGTGATGAGGTGA
- a CDS encoding UDP-N-acetylmuramate dehydrogenase yields the protein MVTSLIGGASVSESVPLAPLTTLRVGPVARRLITCDTTEKVIEASRALGPDSDALVLAGGSNVVLSDELTDLDVVLLANTEITVVGNIVRAEAGAVWDDVVVTSLAHGLGGLECLSGIPGSAGATPVQNVGAYGAEVADTIRRVRLLDRRAGEDRWVEPSTLQFGYRTSVLKHSAAAIVLEVEFELNPDGRSAPLRYGELTNALGAEPDSRVDPARVREAVLALRARKGMVLDEADHDTWSVGSFFTNPVVAPEVFEQLRSRVEGEVPNYPAPGGVKLAAGWLVERAGFAKGYPGDGAPARLSTKHALALTNRGSATTADVIALARAVRDGVEAAFGIRLTPEPILIGATL from the coding sequence GTGGTCACTTCGCTCATAGGCGGCGCGTCCGTCTCCGAGTCGGTGCCGCTGGCGCCGCTGACCACTCTGCGTGTGGGGCCCGTCGCACGTCGGCTTATCACCTGCGACACCACCGAGAAGGTGATCGAGGCGAGCCGTGCGCTCGGCCCCGACAGCGACGCCCTGGTGCTGGCGGGCGGATCCAACGTGGTGCTGTCCGACGAGTTGACCGACCTCGACGTGGTGCTGCTCGCCAACACCGAGATCACCGTCGTCGGCAACATCGTGCGCGCCGAGGCGGGCGCGGTGTGGGACGACGTCGTCGTGACCTCGCTGGCGCACGGTCTGGGCGGGCTGGAGTGCCTGTCGGGCATCCCGGGCTCCGCAGGGGCCACACCGGTGCAGAACGTCGGCGCGTACGGCGCCGAGGTGGCCGACACCATCCGGCGGGTGCGACTTCTGGACCGCCGCGCCGGCGAGGACCGGTGGGTCGAACCGTCCACGCTGCAGTTCGGCTACCGCACGTCCGTCCTCAAGCATTCGGCGGCGGCGATCGTGCTCGAGGTGGAGTTCGAGCTGAACCCCGACGGTCGCAGCGCGCCGCTGCGCTACGGCGAGTTGACCAACGCGCTTGGCGCAGAACCAGATTCGCGGGTTGACCCGGCGCGGGTGCGGGAGGCGGTGCTGGCGTTGCGGGCCCGCAAGGGGATGGTGCTCGACGAGGCCGACCACGACACCTGGAGCGTGGGATCGTTCTTCACCAACCCCGTCGTCGCACCCGAGGTGTTCGAGCAGCTGCGCAGCCGCGTCGAGGGCGAGGTGCCCAACTATCCGGCGCCGGGGGGCGTCAAGTTGGCCGCGGGCTGGCTCGTGGAGCGAGCGGGGTTTGCGAAGGGCTATCCGGGTGACGGCGCCCCGGCGCGGCTGTCGACGAAGCATGCGCTGGCGCTGACGAACCGCGGCAGCGCGACGACTGCCGACGTGATCGCGCTGGCCAGGGCGGTGCGCGACGGTGTCGAAGCCGCATTCGGAATCCGACTCACCCCCGAGCCGATTCTGATCGGGGCCACTCTCTAG
- a CDS encoding TetR/AcrR family transcriptional regulator, giving the protein MVSGKGERTRERLLGAAVGEFRRAGVAGADVKAIAADAGVSPATFYFHFPTKEHVLIELERREEDRIAGELIRFFGESPGLPAALAKVVEAVGGLEDRLGATLFKDFLALHFSSARPPEEIWTNHPVIVAVVDELRRARDRGLIPHDVDPLYSGVFFLVGLYALMITLPSMEPARSQVLEQYVRTSLYGMRIEPTPA; this is encoded by the coding sequence ATGGTGTCGGGTAAGGGCGAGCGGACCCGCGAGCGTCTGCTGGGCGCCGCCGTCGGCGAATTTCGGCGGGCGGGTGTGGCCGGAGCCGACGTGAAGGCCATCGCCGCGGATGCCGGCGTCAGCCCCGCCACGTTCTACTTCCACTTTCCGACCAAGGAACACGTGCTGATCGAGCTGGAACGGCGCGAAGAGGACCGCATCGCCGGCGAGCTCATCCGATTCTTCGGTGAGTCGCCCGGGCTGCCTGCCGCGTTGGCGAAGGTCGTCGAGGCCGTTGGCGGCCTGGAGGACCGGCTCGGCGCAACGTTGTTCAAAGATTTTCTGGCGCTGCACTTTTCGTCCGCCCGTCCTCCCGAGGAGATCTGGACGAACCATCCGGTGATCGTCGCCGTGGTCGACGAGTTGCGCCGCGCCCGCGACCGGGGACTGATCCCGCATGACGTTGACCCGCTCTACAGCGGCGTCTTCTTCCTCGTCGGGCTCTACGCCTTGATGATCACGCTGCCTTCGATGGAGCCGGCGCGTAGTCAGGTGCTCGAGCAGTACGTGCGAACATCGCTCTACGGAATGCGGATTGAGCCGACCCCGGCGTGA
- a CDS encoding Rv2253/PknI dimerization domain-containing protein: MTSRVALRAAAIVGAAAMAGVATAPVAQADDWALNGRYLATSNGDWAQINEVYHDLPSVRSTWTIAMTCTTYITCSGRVDSDEGWSADIVITNSEYIVDVVRPNWEPCPDGTAIEGHQRFRFFPVAPSGFLQPGSRVFAGIDKTRGRSGGCGKNDTLQIEIPFRLEKLD; encoded by the coding sequence ATGACCAGCAGGGTGGCTCTGCGGGCCGCAGCGATCGTCGGAGCAGCGGCAATGGCCGGTGTCGCAACCGCTCCCGTCGCTCAGGCGGATGACTGGGCGCTCAACGGTAGGTACCTCGCAACATCCAACGGTGACTGGGCACAGATCAACGAGGTCTACCATGACTTGCCCTCCGTGCGTAGCACGTGGACCATCGCCATGACGTGCACGACCTACATCACCTGCTCGGGTCGCGTCGACAGCGACGAGGGATGGAGTGCCGACATAGTGATCACCAACAGTGAATACATCGTTGACGTCGTTCGGCCCAACTGGGAACCCTGTCCGGACGGCACCGCGATCGAGGGTCATCAGCGATTCCGGTTCTTCCCGGTCGCACCCAGCGGATTTCTGCAGCCGGGGTCGCGGGTCTTCGCAGGCATCGACAAGACCAGGGGACGAAGTGGCGGATGCGGTAAGAACGACACCCTCCAAATCGAGATACCGTTCCGGCTCGAAAAGCTCGACTGA
- a CDS encoding L,D-transpeptidase produces MKPADAVPSMPAVSRRHALAALAVGVIAPGALAACSKQSSPTTPGEASAPSAPTLSFEPADSTADVVPTAPIGVKVSDGWFQRVKLTNPEGKVIAGALNRARTAFNVTEPLGYGVEYTWDGSVVGRDGKAVPVSGSFSTVVPTTQVNGRFQLADGQVVGVAAPIIIQFDASISDKASVERALKVTTEPKVEGSWAWLPDEVGGSRVHWRTKEYYPPGTKVHVDARLYGVPFGDGAYGAQDSTLTFEIGRRQVVKAEASSHRIQVLDGAGAVIMDFPCSYGEGDVDRNVTRSGIHVVTEKYEDFYMTNPAAGYANIRERFAVRISNNGEFIHANPASSGAQGNSNVTNGCINLSTEDAEQYFNTAIYGDPVEVTGTRIQLSYADGDIWDWAIPWDEWKSMSALTSEASPAGIPSTAPATPSGAPQPVGGPGR; encoded by the coding sequence GTGAAGCCAGCCGACGCCGTGCCCTCCATGCCGGCGGTATCCCGACGGCATGCCTTGGCCGCACTGGCGGTCGGGGTGATCGCGCCGGGCGCCTTGGCTGCCTGTTCGAAACAGTCGTCGCCGACCACACCAGGCGAGGCGAGTGCACCGTCCGCTCCGACGCTGTCCTTCGAGCCTGCCGATTCCACCGCCGACGTGGTGCCAACGGCGCCCATCGGCGTGAAGGTCTCCGACGGCTGGTTCCAGCGCGTGAAGTTGACCAACCCCGAGGGCAAGGTCATTGCGGGTGCGCTCAACCGGGCCCGCACCGCGTTCAACGTCACCGAGCCGCTCGGCTACGGCGTCGAATACACCTGGGACGGTTCGGTGGTCGGTCGCGACGGCAAGGCGGTCCCGGTCTCGGGCAGCTTCTCGACCGTCGTTCCGACTACTCAGGTCAACGGTCGCTTCCAGCTCGCCGACGGTCAGGTCGTCGGCGTCGCGGCGCCGATCATCATCCAGTTCGACGCGTCGATCAGCGACAAGGCGTCCGTCGAGCGTGCGCTCAAGGTCACCACCGAGCCGAAGGTCGAGGGCAGCTGGGCTTGGCTGCCCGACGAGGTCGGCGGGTCGCGGGTGCACTGGCGGACCAAGGAGTACTACCCGCCGGGCACCAAGGTGCACGTCGACGCACGGCTCTACGGCGTCCCGTTCGGCGACGGCGCCTACGGCGCGCAGGACTCGACGCTGACGTTCGAGATCGGCAGGCGCCAGGTGGTCAAGGCCGAGGCCTCGTCGCACCGCATCCAGGTGCTCGACGGCGCAGGCGCGGTGATCATGGACTTCCCGTGCAGCTACGGCGAGGGCGACGTGGACCGCAACGTTACCCGTAGCGGCATCCACGTGGTCACCGAGAAGTACGAGGACTTCTACATGACCAACCCCGCCGCGGGCTACGCGAACATCCGCGAGCGGTTCGCCGTGCGGATCTCCAACAACGGCGAATTCATCCACGCCAACCCGGCGAGCTCCGGTGCGCAGGGCAACAGCAACGTCACCAACGGCTGCATCAACCTGTCGACCGAGGACGCCGAGCAGTACTTCAACACCGCGATATACGGCGATCCGGTCGAGGTGACCGGGACGCGGATCCAGCTGTCGTACGCCGACGGCGACATCTGGGACTGGGCGATTCCGTGGGACGAGTGGAAGTCGATGTCGGCGCTGACGTCCGAGGCCTCACCCGCGGGGATCCCGAGCACGGCGCCCGCGACGCCGTCGGGTGCGCCACAACCCGTCGGCGGCCCCGGCCGCTAA
- a CDS encoding DUF2505 domain-containing protein produces the protein MPRSFDMATEYEGTVEQVHSAFREERYWLARLTESGADAYSLDRLIVDDDGGIDIVTTQAVLAHRLPGIVQQFHRGDLVLIREEVWAPIRDDQATATIKLRIEDAPAHLSGNATLSPADPSTSSRLDFKATVEVNIPLVGGKIENFIGSQLVDLLIAEQRFTTVWISESA, from the coding sequence ATGCCGCGTTCATTCGACATGGCTACCGAATACGAGGGCACTGTCGAACAGGTCCACAGCGCATTCCGCGAGGAACGGTACTGGCTGGCCCGGTTGACGGAGTCCGGCGCCGACGCCTACTCGCTGGACAGGCTGATCGTCGACGACGACGGTGGCATCGACATCGTGACGACTCAGGCGGTGCTGGCCCACCGCCTGCCCGGGATCGTTCAGCAGTTCCACCGCGGCGATCTGGTGTTGATCCGAGAAGAGGTGTGGGCGCCGATCCGCGACGACCAGGCGACCGCGACCATCAAGCTTCGGATCGAGGATGCCCCGGCGCATCTGAGCGGCAACGCGACGCTGTCGCCCGCAGATCCGTCGACCAGCTCGCGACTCGACTTCAAAGCCACCGTCGAGGTGAACATTCCGCTCGTCGGCGGCAAGATCGAGAACTTCATCGGGAGCCAGCTCGTCGATCTGTTGATCGCTGAACAGCGCTTCACCACGGTGTGGATCAGCGAGAGCGCGTAG
- a CDS encoding TetR/AcrR family transcriptional regulator, translating to MQRSRSRIAVQMRQMLDAARTLIEEKGDEFTTQELAVRAGVALQTFYRYFTSKDELLLAVIGDAMSEACERWADTAAGYADPLDRVRFFILSTLDRLDGDNRNVAMSKFVVATRWRLHRQFPEELAEAEQPFIDLLREAIDDAIEAGQLNPQDPEWDSWFLGELVRSVYHFYAFADPDPDMMGSVKDQLWRFCATALGGATGNLKGNGQ from the coding sequence GTGCAGCGGTCACGGTCGCGGATCGCCGTCCAAATGCGACAGATGCTCGATGCCGCGAGGACGCTCATCGAAGAGAAGGGTGACGAGTTCACCACCCAGGAGCTGGCCGTCAGGGCCGGTGTTGCGCTCCAAACGTTCTATCGGTACTTCACCAGCAAGGACGAGCTTCTGCTTGCGGTCATCGGCGACGCGATGTCGGAAGCCTGTGAGCGGTGGGCGGATACCGCCGCGGGTTATGCAGACCCACTGGACCGTGTCCGCTTCTTCATCCTCTCGACACTGGACCGACTCGACGGTGACAACCGTAACGTCGCGATGTCGAAATTCGTGGTCGCGACCCGGTGGCGGCTGCACAGACAATTCCCCGAAGAACTTGCCGAAGCCGAGCAACCGTTCATCGATCTGCTGCGTGAGGCTATTGACGACGCGATCGAAGCTGGACAACTCAATCCGCAGGATCCGGAATGGGATTCGTGGTTCCTCGGTGAACTCGTGCGGTCGGTGTATCACTTCTACGCCTTCGCCGATCCCGATCCGGACATGATGGGCAGCGTCAAGGATCAGTTGTGGCGCTTCTGCGCGACAGCGCTGGGCGGTGCCACCGGAAACCTGAAAGGAAATGGGCAGTGA
- a CDS encoding ROK family protein yields MRTATATTLRKPSSAAHAKRALLARHHVVAPSLRVAEAAAGSVFGAARLRGPIARDVIAQVTQLSIATVNRQVTALLDAGVLRERADLAVSGAIGRPRVPVEVNHEPYLTLGIHIGARTTSIVATDLFGRTLDVVETPTPRGPQAAALASLAASARRYLARWHRRRPLWVGVAAGGVVDSATGYLDHPRLGWSDAPVGPVLAEALGLPVSVASHVDAMAGAELLLGARRLPVNEIAGVAPAASSTSLYVYARETVGYALSIGGRVHSPASGPGTIAALPAHSELLGGTGQLESTVSDEAVLIAARKARIIAGDGPSSTMSAVLRAARGGNEQAQALLAERARVLGEAVALLRDMLNPDDLVVGGQAFTEYPEGMELVEAAYAARSVMPPRQIRLTAFGNRVQEAGAGVVSLVGLYADPIGAMKRALNRRPEVSA; encoded by the coding sequence GTGCGCACTGCAACCGCCACCACTCTTCGTAAGCCCTCTTCCGCCGCTCACGCCAAGCGTGCGCTGCTCGCCCGCCACCACGTCGTCGCCCCGTCACTGCGGGTGGCCGAGGCCGCGGCGGGATCCGTCTTCGGGGCCGCCCGCCTGCGCGGCCCGATCGCGCGTGACGTCATCGCCCAGGTCACCCAGCTCAGCATCGCGACGGTCAACCGTCAGGTCACCGCGCTGCTCGACGCGGGTGTGCTGCGGGAACGCGCTGACCTGGCCGTCTCCGGCGCCATCGGCCGCCCGCGCGTCCCGGTCGAGGTCAACCACGAGCCGTATCTGACCCTGGGCATCCACATCGGCGCCCGCACCACCAGCATCGTCGCCACCGACCTGTTCGGCCGCACGCTCGACGTGGTCGAGACCCCGACACCTCGGGGACCGCAGGCCGCCGCGCTGGCCTCACTGGCGGCCAGCGCCCGTCGCTATCTGGCCCGCTGGCACCGCCGCCGCCCGCTGTGGGTCGGTGTCGCCGCGGGCGGTGTCGTCGACAGCGCGACGGGCTACCTCGACCATCCGCGGCTGGGCTGGTCGGACGCCCCCGTCGGCCCGGTGCTCGCCGAGGCGCTCGGACTGCCGGTGTCGGTCGCCTCGCACGTCGACGCGATGGCCGGTGCCGAACTGCTGCTCGGTGCGCGTCGGCTGCCCGTCAACGAGATCGCGGGCGTGGCCCCGGCGGCCAGCTCGACCAGCCTCTACGTCTACGCCCGCGAGACCGTCGGCTACGCGCTGTCCATCGGCGGACGGGTGCACTCACCCGCGAGCGGTCCCGGCACCATCGCCGCGCTGCCCGCCCACTCCGAACTCCTCGGTGGCACCGGTCAGCTGGAGTCCACCGTGAGCGACGAGGCCGTGCTGATCGCCGCCCGCAAGGCACGGATCATCGCAGGCGACGGGCCATCGTCGACGATGTCGGCGGTGCTGCGTGCCGCCAGGGGAGGCAATGAGCAAGCGCAGGCGCTGCTCGCCGAGCGGGCCAGGGTGCTGGGCGAGGCCGTGGCCCTGCTGCGCGACATGCTCAATCCCGACGATCTTGTGGTCGGTGGCCAGGCCTTCACCGAGTATCCGGAGGGCATGGAACTGGTCGAGGCGGCCTACGCCGCACGGTCGGTGATGCCGCCGCGGCAGATCCGGTTGACGGCGTTCGGCAACCGGGTGCAGGAGGCCGGCGCCGGTGTGGTGTCCCTCGTCGGGCTCTACGCCGATCCGATCGGGGCGATGAAGCGGGCGCTGAACCGACGCCCCGAAGTGAGTGCGTGA
- a CDS encoding nitroreductase family deazaflavin-dependent oxidoreductase: MSEQNYTAPDLALVGETHVAAYRETNGETGYLWNGVPTLLLTVVGRRSGEPRTSALIFGRDGDDYLVVASMGGAPVHPKWYLNLQAHPDAEIQVRDARIPVIARTATPDEKPRLWRIMTEVWPNYDVYQSRTDRDIPVVVLSPS, from the coding sequence GTGTCTGAGCAGAACTACACCGCACCGGATCTCGCGCTCGTCGGCGAAACCCACGTCGCGGCCTACCGCGAGACGAACGGCGAAACCGGTTATCTCTGGAACGGTGTACCGACGCTGCTGCTGACTGTGGTCGGACGGCGCAGCGGCGAGCCGAGGACGTCGGCGCTGATCTTCGGTCGCGACGGCGATGATTATCTCGTCGTCGCGTCGATGGGCGGCGCGCCGGTACACCCCAAGTGGTACTTGAATTTACAGGCGCACCCGGATGCCGAGATCCAGGTGCGTGACGCGCGAATTCCAGTGATCGCGCGCACGGCGACACCCGACGAGAAGCCGCGGCTGTGGCGCATCATGACCGAGGTCTGGCCCAATTACGATGTCTACCAGTCGCGGACGGACCGCGATATCCCCGTCGTGGTGCTCTCGCCGTCATGA
- a CDS encoding SDR family oxidoreductase codes for MTTPEPDKRVAVVTGASAGIGAATAKTLAALGFHVVCAARRAEPIKALADEIGGTAIVTDVTNQDSVNALADSLNRVDVLVNNAGGARGLEPIAEADVDHWRWMWEANVLGTLLVTRALLPKLIDSGDGLIVTVTSIAAVEIYDNGGGYTSAKHAQGVLHRTLRSELLGKPVRLTEVAPGMVKTDFSLNRFEGDEERAAKVYEGVTPLVAEDIAEVIGFVASRPSHVDLDLIVVRPRDQVSGASGSRFNRRSQ; via the coding sequence ATGACGACACCAGAGCCCGACAAGCGCGTCGCTGTGGTCACCGGCGCCAGCGCCGGGATCGGTGCGGCAACCGCGAAAACCCTTGCAGCCCTTGGCTTTCATGTGGTTTGCGCGGCCCGCCGAGCCGAGCCCATCAAGGCCCTCGCCGACGAGATCGGCGGGACCGCAATTGTGACGGACGTCACTAATCAGGACTCCGTGAATGCGCTGGCAGACAGCCTGAACAGGGTCGATGTGCTGGTGAACAACGCCGGCGGGGCGCGCGGACTGGAGCCGATCGCGGAGGCGGACGTCGACCATTGGCGCTGGATGTGGGAGGCCAACGTGCTCGGCACGCTGCTGGTCACCCGGGCGCTGCTGCCGAAGCTGATCGACTCGGGCGATGGGCTGATCGTCACGGTCACGTCGATCGCGGCCGTCGAGATCTACGACAACGGCGGCGGCTATACGTCCGCCAAGCACGCCCAGGGCGTACTGCACCGCACTCTGCGCAGCGAGCTACTCGGAAAACCGGTGCGGCTCACCGAAGTTGCGCCCGGCATGGTGAAGACGGACTTCTCGCTGAACCGCTTCGAGGGCGACGAGGAGCGCGCGGCCAAGGTCTACGAAGGTGTCACGCCGCTGGTGGCCGAGGACATCGCCGAGGTGATCGGCTTCGTCGCCAGTCGGCCGTCGCACGTCGACCTGGATCTGATCGTGGTGAGGCCGCGGGATCAGGTCAGCGGGGCGAGCGGCTCCCGTTTCAACCGCCGATCCCAGTGA
- a CDS encoding cupin domain-containing protein — MEVGYTTTGVGDHTPVYQGLPGGVCPVPHYGYVFTGRIRCRFPGSDWPDEVASTGEAYFFPAGHVLIYEEETEALELNPAAALQTLMDHIESLAQRFRDSQ, encoded by the coding sequence ATGGAAGTCGGATACACCACGACCGGCGTTGGTGATCACACCCCGGTGTATCAGGGACTACCGGGTGGGGTGTGCCCAGTTCCGCACTACGGGTACGTCTTCACCGGCCGGATCCGGTGCCGGTTCCCGGGCTCGGACTGGCCCGACGAGGTGGCTTCCACCGGGGAGGCCTATTTCTTTCCCGCGGGGCATGTATTGATCTACGAGGAGGAAACCGAGGCGCTGGAGCTGAATCCGGCGGCGGCCCTGCAGACCCTGATGGACCACATCGAGTCGCTGGCTCAACGGTTCCGCGATTCTCAGTAG
- a CDS encoding cytochrome P450, which yields MTDSDLGAKDFFTDPSFVPDPQPYFDYLRSQGPVVREPHHGVVAVTRYEETLEVYKDAEQWSNCVSVGGPFPPLPFTPEGDDIRHQIDAHRTQMPLHEHMVAMDPPNHTRARSLLSRLLTPSRLKANQDFLWELADEQLDEFVEDGACEFLTAYSKPFSLLAVADLLGVPREDHKNFRDALANPHLMGNIEGEAAAINPLQFLDEKFTAYIEERRADPRDDVLSELANATYPDGSVPAVTEVVRTASFLFGAGQETTAKLLGAALRILCDRPELQQTLRDDPSLVPVFIEETLRMESPVKTQFRLAVRSTSLGGVDIPAGTTVMIAPGAANRDPDRFECPHEFRLDRKNVREQVAFARGVHSCPGAPLARVEGRISLERILARMKDIEIDERFHGPADDRRLTYEPTYILRGLTDLHLRFTPIPSGPHDAR from the coding sequence GTGACCGATTCTGATCTCGGCGCGAAGGACTTCTTCACCGACCCGTCGTTCGTGCCCGATCCGCAGCCCTACTTCGACTATCTGCGTAGCCAAGGGCCGGTGGTGCGGGAACCGCACCACGGTGTGGTCGCCGTGACGCGGTACGAGGAGACCCTCGAGGTTTACAAAGACGCCGAGCAGTGGTCGAACTGCGTGTCCGTCGGGGGTCCGTTCCCGCCGCTGCCGTTCACCCCCGAGGGCGACGACATCAGGCACCAGATCGACGCGCATCGAACTCAGATGCCGTTGCACGAGCATATGGTCGCCATGGATCCGCCGAATCACACCAGGGCGCGCTCACTGCTGAGCCGGTTGTTGACGCCCAGCCGCCTGAAGGCCAATCAGGATTTCTTGTGGGAGCTCGCCGACGAGCAGCTCGACGAATTCGTCGAAGATGGCGCGTGCGAGTTCCTCACCGCGTACAGCAAGCCGTTCTCGCTGCTGGCCGTCGCCGACCTGCTCGGCGTTCCGCGTGAGGACCACAAGAACTTTCGCGACGCGCTGGCCAACCCCCACCTGATGGGCAACATCGAAGGCGAGGCCGCTGCGATCAACCCGCTGCAGTTCCTCGACGAGAAGTTCACCGCCTACATCGAAGAACGTCGCGCGGATCCACGAGATGACGTGCTGAGCGAATTGGCCAATGCCACGTATCCGGATGGATCCGTACCTGCCGTCACCGAGGTTGTCCGCACCGCAAGCTTTCTCTTCGGCGCGGGCCAGGAAACCACGGCGAAACTGCTCGGTGCCGCGCTGCGAATCTTGTGCGACCGCCCGGAGCTGCAGCAGACACTGCGTGACGATCCGAGCCTGGTACCGGTCTTCATCGAAGAGACACTGCGGATGGAGAGTCCGGTCAAGACCCAATTCCGGCTGGCCGTCAGGTCCACATCACTTGGCGGGGTGGATATTCCGGCGGGCACCACCGTGATGATCGCACCGGGCGCGGCCAACCGCGACCCCGATCGTTTCGAATGCCCGCATGAGTTCCGTCTCGACCGCAAGAACGTCCGCGAACAGGTCGCCTTCGCCCGCGGGGTGCATTCGTGCCCCGGCGCGCCCCTCGCGCGTGTCGAGGGACGCATCTCGCTAGAGCGCATTCTCGCGAGGATGAAGGACATCGAAATCGATGAGCGCTTCCACGGGCCGGCCGACGATCGCAGGTTGACCTACGAGCCGACGTACATTCTGCGCGGGTTGACCGATCTGCACCTTCGGTTCACCCCCATCCCGTCGGGACCACACGACGCGCGATGA
- a CDS encoding cytochrome C oxidase subunit IV family protein, producing MTTAMTGLRGITTAWLVLCALTIGSWWLSPAHGGAAAVPSLPITVAVIVVGFVKCRLIIRYFMEVATAPRWLKLATDGWLVALWTAVLVIYVY from the coding sequence ATGACGACAGCGATGACAGGTCTACGGGGCATCACGACCGCATGGCTGGTGCTGTGTGCCCTGACGATCGGATCCTGGTGGCTGTCACCGGCACACGGCGGTGCTGCGGCGGTACCCAGTCTGCCCATCACAGTGGCCGTGATTGTGGTCGGTTTCGTCAAGTGCCGCCTGATCATTCGTTATTTCATGGAGGTCGCGACCGCGCCCCGCTGGCTCAAGCTGGCGACCGACGGCTGGCTCGTCGCGCTGTGGACGGCCGTGCTGGTGATCTACGTCTACTGA
- a CDS encoding TetR/AcrR family transcriptional regulator — MLDAARTLIDTKGDDFTTQELAAEAGVALQTFYRYFASKDELLLAVIGDAMSNAVERWAATAAELPDPLARLKYFITSTLEQLAGDTRAAAMSKFVVSTRWRLHKQFPKELEEAEKPFVDLVRTEIETAIDAGLLNPPDPEWDSWFLVVLVRSVYHYYAFAEHTDSDLETVKEKLWRFCLTALGGVNPAGSGPTRSR, encoded by the coding sequence ATGCTGGACGCCGCGCGGACACTGATCGACACCAAGGGTGACGACTTCACGACTCAGGAGCTGGCCGCGGAGGCGGGCGTCGCGCTGCAGACCTTCTACCGCTATTTCGCCAGCAAGGACGAACTGCTGCTCGCGGTGATCGGCGATGCCATGTCCAACGCCGTCGAGCGCTGGGCGGCCACGGCCGCCGAGCTACCCGATCCGTTGGCGCGGTTGAAGTACTTCATCACCTCGACGTTGGAGCAGCTCGCCGGCGACACTCGCGCCGCCGCAATGTCGAAATTCGTGGTGTCGACACGCTGGCGCCTGCATAAGCAGTTCCCGAAGGAACTCGAGGAGGCCGAAAAGCCGTTCGTCGATTTGGTACGCACCGAGATCGAGACGGCAATCGATGCCGGCCTACTCAATCCTCCTGACCCCGAATGGGATTCGTGGTTCCTCGTCGTACTCGTGCGCTCGGTCTACCACTACTATGCCTTCGCCGAGCACACCGACAGCGATCTGGAGACCGTCAAGGAGAAGCTCTGGCGGTTCTGCCTGACGGCGCTCGGCGGCGTCAACCCGGCCGGCTCTGGGCCTACGCGCTCTCGCTGA